In one Epinephelus moara isolate mb chromosome 6, YSFRI_EMoa_1.0, whole genome shotgun sequence genomic region, the following are encoded:
- the eva1ba gene encoding eva-1 homolog Ba, protein MDVKKKEMDLLSNSIAAYAHIKANPESFGLYFVLGVCFGLVLTLCLLVIRISCKPRTNMAPSTPEKKQLKDISEEDEESEDDEDEDGDDVEAPITLPSTEIPVGNHTSQSDGTLSVNVFTSAEELERAQRLEERERIIREIWRNGQPDILGSGTGTIGRVHYY, encoded by the exons ATGGAtgtgaagaaaaaagaaatggacCTCCTGAGCAACAGCATAGCTGCATATGCTCATATCAAGG CAAACCCAGAGAGCTTCGGCCTTTACTTTGTGCTGGGAGTGTGTTTCGGCCTGGTGCTGACGCTCTGCCTCCTGGTCATCCGCATCTCCTGCAAGCCGCGGACCAACATGGCCCCCTCCACGCCTGAGAAAAAACAATTAAAGGACATCAgtgaggaggacgaggagagCGAGGACGATGAGGACGAAGACGGGGACGATGTCGAGGCACCTATCACTTTGCCCAGCACAGAAATCCCTGTTGGTAATCACACCAGCCAATCAGACGGGACACTGAGTGTGAACGTATTTACTTCAGCGGAGGAGCTGGAGCGGGCGCAGCGTCTGGAGGAGAGGGAACGTATCATACGTGAGATCTGGAGGAACGGCCAGCCGGACATCCTGGGGTCAGGGACAGGGACTATTGGAAGAGTGCATTACTACTAA